A stretch of the Poseidonibacter parvus genome encodes the following:
- a CDS encoding shikimate dehydrogenase, which produces MEKFVIFGNPVSHSKSPQMQNAGFKALNYDGNYDKHHLEDGSIIKEEFIKNSYEGANITVPHKEHAFANADEVRGIAKKIQAVNTYINENGKVIAYNTDAPGFLKAIESFGKIKSVLLLGAGGTAKAIALALQEKNIEVTVLNRSEGKLEFFKNENITSYSWDNFEIKEFDLVVNSTSAGLKDDYLPCDKKLLEDVFKTAKYAFDCVYGKITPFLALAKENGLEIKDGEDMLLYQGVLAFEYFTKQKVDNTISEAMRKGLKDKS; this is translated from the coding sequence TTGGAAAAATTCGTAATCTTTGGAAACCCTGTATCTCATTCAAAATCTCCACAAATGCAAAATGCAGGATTTAAAGCACTTAATTATGATGGAAACTATGATAAACATCACTTAGAAGATGGAAGTATTATAAAAGAAGAGTTTATAAAAAACTCATATGAAGGCGCAAATATTACAGTTCCACACAAAGAACATGCCTTTGCAAATGCAGATGAAGTAAGAGGAATAGCAAAGAAAATACAAGCTGTAAATACCTATATAAATGAAAATGGAAAAGTAATTGCTTATAATACTGATGCACCTGGATTTTTAAAAGCAATAGAATCATTTGGTAAAATAAAATCAGTTTTATTACTAGGAGCTGGTGGTACTGCTAAAGCCATTGCTCTTGCCTTACAAGAAAAAAATATTGAGGTAACAGTTTTAAATAGAAGCGAAGGAAAACTAGAGTTTTTTAAAAATGAAAATATCACTTCATACTCTTGGGATAACTTTGAAATAAAAGAGTTTGATTTAGTTGTAAACTCTACAAGCGCAGGACTTAAAGATGATTATTTACCTTGTGATAAAAAGCTTTTAGAAGATGTATTTAAAACAGCAAAATATGCTTTTGATTGCGTTTATGGAAAAATTACACCCTTTTTAGCTCTTGCAAAAGAAAATGGTCTTGAAATAAAAGACGGAGAGGATATGCTACTTTATCAAGGGGTTTTAGCCTTTGAATATTTTACAAAACAAAAAGTTGATAATACTATTTCTGAGGCTATGAGAAAGGGATTAAAAGATAAGTCATAA
- a CDS encoding glycerol-3-phosphate dehydrogenase/oxidase, with protein sequence MSNEQFDIIIIGGGATGSGIALDAASRGFKTLLLEKNDFSEGTSSRSTKMVHGGVRYLEAAVKKLDKDQFNLVKEGLKERSRLLKNAPHLCTRLTLVTPLYKWWEIPYMFTGLFLYDFISGKRGLGRTSVVSKNDMINTFPTIKKKGLVGGIKYYDGSFNDSRLNITLLQTAEKYGAICKNYSEVKSFIYTNDKISGLEMEDKITGKTYTYNSTSIINATGAFSDKVRKMDDKEAAKMLDLSSGVHIVLDKKYLPSNEGLMIPKTQDGRVLFILPWMGKCLVGTTDEKTILSEHPEVSQKDLDYILEHLEIYFDLKIDKSEILSSWSGIRPLVSAPKSSSTKSIVRDHIITSSNSGLISIIGGKWTTYRKMAEEVVDYTINKFNLSDIKCKTKELKLIGSEIQSENLKIDFVEKDIKEYLIKMYGDKALLVAQSTNKIQKLHPKYCLTNAEVLYSIKYEFVKKPLDFLVRRTSLSLIDKKASIEILEEVLTILKDALSWDEETLDNERLEALSILNKDI encoded by the coding sequence ATGAGTAATGAACAATTTGATATTATAATTATTGGTGGTGGAGCAACAGGAAGTGGTATTGCATTAGATGCTGCATCAAGAGGATTTAAAACATTATTATTAGAGAAAAATGATTTTTCAGAAGGTACAAGTTCAAGAAGTACAAAAATGGTTCATGGTGGTGTACGTTATTTAGAAGCTGCTGTCAAAAAACTAGATAAAGATCAGTTTAATTTGGTGAAGGAAGGTCTTAAAGAAAGATCAAGACTTTTAAAAAATGCTCCTCATTTATGTACAAGATTAACATTAGTTACTCCTTTATATAAATGGTGGGAAATACCTTATATGTTTACAGGATTATTCTTATATGATTTTATTTCCGGGAAAAGAGGATTAGGAAGAACATCTGTAGTATCTAAAAATGATATGATTAATACCTTTCCTACCATAAAAAAGAAAGGATTAGTTGGAGGAATTAAATACTATGATGGTAGTTTCAATGATTCTAGATTAAATATAACACTACTGCAAACAGCAGAAAAATATGGTGCAATTTGTAAAAACTATAGTGAAGTTAAATCTTTCATATATACAAATGATAAAATTTCTGGATTAGAGATGGAAGATAAAATTACAGGAAAGACTTATACTTATAATTCAACATCTATTATAAACGCTACAGGAGCTTTTTCTGATAAAGTTAGGAAAATGGATGATAAAGAAGCTGCAAAAATGCTAGATTTAAGTTCTGGAGTTCATATTGTATTAGATAAAAAATATCTTCCATCAAACGAAGGATTAATGATACCAAAAACGCAAGATGGTCGAGTTCTTTTTATTTTGCCATGGATGGGAAAATGTTTAGTTGGAACAACTGATGAAAAAACAATTTTAAGCGAACACCCAGAAGTTTCACAAAAAGATTTAGACTATATTTTAGAACATTTAGAAATATATTTTGATTTAAAGATTGATAAAAGCGAAATATTATCTTCATGGTCTGGAATAAGACCTTTAGTCTCTGCACCTAAAAGTAGTTCTACAAAAAGTATTGTAAGAGATCATATTATAACAAGTTCAAATTCTGGTCTTATCAGTATTATTGGAGGAAAATGGACAACATATAGAAAAATGGCAGAAGAAGTAGTTGACTATACTATTAATAAATTTAATTTGTCAGATATTAAATGTAAAACTAAAGAACTAAAATTAATTGGAAGCGAGATACAAAGTGAAAATTTAAAAATTGACTTTGTTGAAAAAGATATCAAAGAATATCTAATTAAAATGTATGGTGATAAAGCATTACTAGTAGCACAAAGTACAAATAAAATTCAAAAACTACATCCTAAATATTGCTTAACTAATGCAGAAGTTTTATATTCTATAAAATATGAATTTGTAAAAAAACCTCTAGATTTTTTAGTTAGAAGAACTTCATTATCTCTTATTGATAAAAAAGCTTCAATTGAAATTTTAGAAGAAGTATTAACAATTCTAAAAGACGCATTATCTTGGGATGAAGAAACTTTAGATAATGAACGACTAGAAGCATTATCAATTTTAAATAAAGATATATAA
- a CDS encoding ABC transporter ATP-binding protein, whose protein sequence is MSLELKNISMSVDGQKHIYDINITLKKGTMNVLLGRTLSGKTTLMRIMAGLDVPTKGKIFWEGKDVTGMRVQDRKIAMVYQQFINYPSMSVYDNIAAPLRIMKKDERFIDEEVKKTAKLMRLENMLDRKPNELSGGQQQRCALARSLVKGSGLVLLDEPLANLDYKLREELREEIPKMFEESGAIFVYATTEPEEALLLGGNVATLWEGRITQFDETAKVYHTPNNATTAKVFSNPSMNFLDIRKEGDYIYYGNNEKAPATDVLKRLSDGKYLAGFRPNHLELNKHAGNAIKFSTHLDVTEITGSETFLHMHHDDDNWIGLVHGVHDLEYNTNLSVYLDTRHIFIFATDGELIETASYVQER, encoded by the coding sequence ATGTCCTTAGAACTAAAAAATATATCTATGAGTGTAGATGGACAAAAACATATATATGACATTAATATAACACTTAAAAAAGGTACGATGAATGTGTTATTAGGTCGTACATTATCTGGTAAAACTACATTAATGAGAATTATGGCAGGTCTTGATGTTCCTACAAAAGGCAAAATTTTTTGGGAAGGTAAAGACGTTACAGGAATGAGAGTTCAGGATAGAAAAATTGCAATGGTTTATCAACAGTTTATTAACTATCCTTCAATGAGTGTATATGATAATATCGCTGCTCCTCTTAGAATTATGAAAAAAGATGAGAGATTCATTGATGAAGAGGTTAAAAAAACAGCTAAATTAATGAGGCTAGAGAATATGTTGGATAGAAAACCAAATGAACTTTCTGGTGGTCAACAACAAAGATGTGCATTAGCTAGATCACTTGTAAAAGGTTCTGGTCTTGTATTATTAGATGAACCCTTAGCAAACCTTGATTATAAATTAAGAGAAGAACTAAGAGAAGAAATTCCAAAAATGTTTGAAGAATCAGGTGCAATTTTTGTATATGCGACAACAGAACCAGAAGAAGCATTATTATTAGGTGGTAATGTTGCAACATTATGGGAAGGAAGAATTACTCAGTTTGATGAAACAGCAAAAGTTTATCATACTCCTAATAATGCAACTACTGCAAAAGTTTTTTCTAATCCATCAATGAACTTTTTAGATATAAGAAAAGAGGGTGATTATATTTATTATGGAAATAATGAAAAAGCTCCTGCAACTGATGTTTTAAAAAGATTATCAGATGGAAAGTACTTAGCTGGTTTTAGACCAAATCATTTAGAACTTAATAAGCATGCAGGTAATGCAATTAAGTTTTCAACACATTTAGATGTGACAGAAATTACAGGTTCAGAAACTTTTTTACATATGCATCATGATGATGATAATTGGATAGGTTTAGTTCATGGTGTTCATGATTTAGAATATAATACTAATTTGTCTGTGTATTTAGATACACGTCATATTTTTATTTTTGCAACAGATGGTGAACTTATTGAAACAGCATCTTATGTGCAAGAAAGATAG
- a CDS encoding class I SAM-dependent methyltransferase: protein MNRFDEASKTWDKKQSSMESSDTCVKDLLSKIDLKEDANILDYGCGTGFISFALNNQTNNVIGMDYSDGMVEIFNKKALELDCENIKAIKHNMNEEELPKNNFDLVISSMTMHHIKDTKMFLRKCKDAIKTDGIICINDLYEEDGTFHAKHKNDGVEHFGYEKNTLLKLIEEVGLKLISYKLIYTHYRNEKEYPLFNLIVKK from the coding sequence ATGAATAGATTTGATGAAGCATCAAAAACATGGGATAAAAAACAATCAAGTATGGAAAGCTCAGATACTTGTGTTAAAGACCTACTCTCAAAAATAGATTTAAAAGAAGATGCAAATATCTTAGATTATGGATGTGGTACAGGTTTTATATCTTTTGCTTTAAATAATCAAACAAACAATGTTATTGGGATGGATTATTCTGATGGGATGGTTGAAATATTTAATAAAAAAGCTTTAGAGCTTGATTGTGAGAATATAAAAGCAATTAAACATAATATGAATGAAGAAGAACTACCAAAAAATAATTTTGATTTAGTAATTTCATCAATGACAATGCATCATATCAAAGACACAAAGATGTTTCTAAGAAAATGTAAAGATGCAATAAAAACTGATGGAATTATTTGTATAAATGACTTATATGAAGAAGATGGAACTTTTCATGCAAAACATAAAAATGATGGTGTTGAACATTTTGGTTATGAAAAAAACACCTTACTAAAACTAATTGAAGAAGTAGGACTTAAACTTATTTCTTATAAATTAATATATACACATTATAGAAATGAAAAAGAATATCCTCTATTTAATTTAATAGTAAAAAAATAA
- a CDS encoding GntR family transcriptional regulator, with translation MFAKNGIPLYLQLKEKILEDIKLNYKVNDIIPAEGKLEEKYKLSRITVRKAIEELEKDNIVIKKQGKGTFVKEQKILYDANSIGSLTQRLSKQKHLLTTKSISFEIIEEREEHFVKDMLSCKKLLCIKRTRLLDEVPFALMFNYFDVNTVPDIDKKMNLESLYAFLKKEYNIEFHNAEEIVEAMIANDDDAKKLNIEKGSPLLSLKRLSYNQKNEPIEYSNLIIRGDMYKHKIILSNDKLSNI, from the coding sequence TTGTTTGCTAAAAATGGAATACCACTTTATCTTCAACTAAAAGAAAAAATTTTAGAAGACATAAAGTTAAATTATAAAGTTAATGATATTATTCCTGCTGAAGGTAAACTAGAAGAAAAATATAAGCTAAGTAGAATTACTGTTAGAAAAGCTATAGAAGAGTTAGAAAAAGATAATATAGTTATCAAAAAGCAAGGTAAAGGTACTTTTGTTAAAGAGCAAAAAATTCTTTATGATGCAAACTCTATTGGTTCTCTAACACAAAGACTTTCAAAACAAAAGCACTTGCTAACTACTAAATCAATTTCATTTGAAATAATAGAAGAAAGAGAAGAACATTTTGTGAAAGACATGTTATCTTGTAAGAAATTGTTATGTATAAAAAGAACAAGATTACTAGATGAAGTACCTTTTGCATTAATGTTTAATTATTTTGATGTTAATACTGTACCAGATATTGATAAAAAAATGAATCTTGAATCTTTATATGCTTTCTTAAAAAAAGAATATAATATTGAATTCCATAATGCTGAAGAAATTGTTGAAGCAATGATTGCAAATGATGATGATGCAAAAAAACTAAATATTGAAAAAGGTTCACCTTTATTATCTTTAAAAAGACTTTCTTATAATCAAAAGAATGAACCTATAGAATATTCAAATCTTATAATTAGAGGAGATATGTATAAACATAAAATTATCTTATCTAATGACAAGTTATCAAATATATAA
- a CDS encoding Eco57I restriction-modification methylase domain-containing protein: MSMFQKSVLKSFSQDESLVAIRWAEFQKFLSKVDYIKTVKEEKYQDGFLKDIFESCLGYTLDMTDPSNFNLEREKKNETDAKKADGVIYLNNEVIGVIELKAQDTKNLDKIEAQAFNYHNSHSNSKYIIISNFDELRFYIDKKTSYEKFSLFNLSYEDFKKLHLLLSYESIKENIPLKIKEKTANFEAEVSKELYKDFSQFRNHLFGNIVKNNIELDKTIALRLTQKLCDRIIFILFAEDRGLLTANTIKEIREEFINQKFTDYKLFDIYKFYFKAINEGNSKLDIPKYNGGLFANDTQLDSLVIDNEILDLEAQKLSDYDFESEVSVNILGHIFEQSLTDLEEMQSNIDNTDFDKTKSKRKKDGVFYTPEYITKYIVDNTLGKMCNEKREELKITNVIAPKNLKKLNKTEQKTKDNLESYKDWLFNLKILDPACGSGAFLNQALEHLIKEHNQLQNDLALMGDLFSSYTVEESVLEHNLYGVDINEDAVEIAKLSLWLRTAQKGRPLTKLADKILCANSLLKMPFEKGSFDIVIGNPPYVRVQGLKSNYENETSLYEEKYVSATGKYDLYALFLEMSFKMLNKKGKLSYILPHKFLVVDAGKGIRNFLSQNKAVENLLHFGSEMVFEDASAYTCIITLSHNNEELKFKHLKPNEIFDNFEYDNINFDTLNAEKWNLTKNEIISIINKVKAFPKKFNNVFSDNFKGVDITMGDNIYMMSGSFKENLFIGYSNRLKSCVEIEKEIVKPLLKGQDIKKYNELNTDLYVIYPHYLDINNTTKPYTEEELSIKFPLTYSYFLNFKEEFIEKKKRYKTNAKYWYSLHRARNINNFETKKLITPFISEGSNFTFDENNSFFNANNYGLIKNKNEELHLKYFLTILNSNLTWFLIKNISSELRGGFFQYSPTYLEEITFPKIKNDTPYIIKADLMLELNKKLNKIKENFLNELELEKISKKLQSFELLEFEDFVKEYKKAKKLKFKDKLEERNFKNDWKALFENDKKEVLELQNQINQSNKEIDNMVYKLYGLTEEEISIIENN; this comes from the coding sequence ATGTCAATGTTTCAAAAGTCAGTATTAAAAAGTTTTTCACAAGACGAAAGTTTAGTAGCTATTAGGTGGGCAGAGTTTCAAAAGTTTTTATCAAAAGTAGATTATATTAAAACAGTAAAAGAAGAGAAATATCAAGATGGTTTCTTAAAAGATATTTTTGAGTCTTGTTTAGGTTATACCCTTGATATGACAGACCCTTCTAATTTTAATTTAGAAAGAGAAAAGAAAAATGAAACTGACGCAAAGAAAGCTGATGGTGTTATATATCTAAATAATGAAGTTATTGGAGTAATTGAGTTAAAAGCACAAGATACAAAAAATCTTGATAAAATTGAAGCACAAGCTTTTAATTATCATAATTCACATTCAAACTCAAAATATATAATAATCTCAAACTTTGATGAACTAAGATTTTATATTGATAAAAAAACTTCTTATGAAAAGTTTTCACTTTTTAACCTAAGTTATGAAGATTTTAAAAAACTTCATTTACTTTTATCATATGAAAGTATTAAAGAAAATATACCTTTAAAGATAAAAGAAAAAACAGCAAATTTTGAAGCAGAAGTATCAAAAGAGTTATATAAAGACTTCTCACAATTTAGAAATCATTTATTTGGAAATATTGTTAAAAACAATATAGAACTTGATAAAACAATAGCATTAAGACTTACTCAAAAGCTATGTGATAGAATTATATTTATTCTATTTGCAGAAGATAGAGGATTATTAACTGCAAACACAATAAAAGAGATTAGAGAAGAGTTTATTAATCAGAAATTCACAGATTATAAACTTTTTGATATATATAAGTTCTACTTCAAAGCTATCAATGAGGGAAATAGTAAATTAGATATTCCAAAATATAATGGTGGATTATTTGCTAATGATACTCAACTTGATAGTCTTGTAATTGATAATGAAATATTAGATTTAGAAGCTCAAAAATTAAGTGATTATGACTTTGAAAGTGAAGTATCTGTAAATATCTTAGGACATATCTTTGAGCAGTCATTAACAGACTTAGAAGAAATGCAATCAAATATAGATAATACTGATTTTGATAAAACTAAATCAAAAAGAAAAAAAGACGGTGTATTTTATACTCCTGAATATATTACAAAATATATAGTAGATAATACTCTTGGAAAAATGTGTAATGAAAAAAGAGAAGAGTTAAAAATTACAAATGTTATTGCACCGAAAAATCTAAAAAAATTAAATAAAACAGAACAGAAAACAAAAGACAATTTAGAAAGCTATAAAGATTGGTTATTTAATCTAAAAATACTTGACCCTGCTTGTGGAAGTGGAGCATTTTTAAATCAAGCATTAGAACACCTAATAAAAGAACATAACCAACTTCAAAATGATTTAGCTCTTATGGGAGATTTATTCTCTTCTTATACAGTAGAAGAAAGTGTATTAGAACATAATTTATATGGTGTAGATATAAATGAAGACGCAGTAGAAATTGCTAAATTATCTTTATGGTTGAGAACTGCTCAAAAAGGAAGACCACTTACAAAGTTAGCAGATAAAATACTTTGTGCAAATTCACTTTTAAAAATGCCATTTGAAAAAGGAAGTTTTGATATTGTAATTGGTAACCCTCCTTATGTAAGAGTTCAAGGTTTAAAATCTAATTATGAAAATGAAACTTCTCTTTATGAAGAAAAATATGTAAGTGCAACAGGTAAATATGATTTATATGCTTTATTTTTAGAAATGAGTTTTAAAATGTTAAATAAAAAAGGTAAATTATCTTATATTTTACCTCATAAATTCCTAGTTGTTGATGCAGGAAAAGGTATAAGAAACTTCTTATCACAAAATAAAGCAGTTGAAAACTTATTACATTTTGGAAGTGAAATGGTATTTGAAGACGCATCAGCATATACTTGTATTATTACACTATCACATAATAATGAAGAATTAAAATTTAAGCATTTGAAACCTAATGAAATATTTGATAATTTTGAATATGATAATATTAATTTTGATACATTAAATGCAGAAAAATGGAATTTAACGAAAAATGAAATTATAAGTATTATAAACAAAGTTAAAGCTTTTCCAAAAAAATTCAATAATGTATTTTCAGATAATTTTAAAGGTGTTGATATTACTATGGGAGATAATATCTACATGATGAGTGGTTCTTTTAAAGAAAACCTTTTTATAGGCTACTCAAATAGACTAAAATCATGTGTTGAAATAGAAAAAGAAATAGTAAAGCCATTATTAAAGGGACAAGATATAAAAAAATACAATGAACTTAATACAGATCTTTATGTTATATACCCTCATTATTTAGATATAAATAATACTACAAAACCATATACAGAAGAAGAGTTATCTATAAAGTTTCCACTTACTTATTCATATTTTTTAAACTTCAAAGAAGAATTTATAGAAAAGAAAAAAAGATATAAAACTAATGCAAAGTATTGGTATTCACTACATAGAGCTAGAAATATTAATAATTTTGAAACTAAAAAACTTATTACTCCTTTTATTTCAGAAGGTTCCAATTTTACTTTTGATGAAAACAATTCTTTCTTTAACGCAAATAATTATGGATTAATTAAAAATAAAAATGAAGAACTTCATCTTAAATACTTTTTAACTATTTTAAATTCTAACTTAACTTGGTTTTTAATAAAAAATATTAGTTCTGAATTAAGAGGTGGTTTCTTTCAATATTCTCCAACTTATTTGGAAGAGATTACTTTTCCTAAAATTAAAAATGATACACCTTACATAATAAAAGCTGATTTAATGCTTGAATTAAATAAAAAACTAAATAAGATAAAAGAGAATTTTTTAAATGAATTAGAACTTGAAAAAATATCTAAAAAACTACAATCTTTTGAACTTTTAGAATTTGAAGATTTTGTTAAAGAATATAAAAAAGCTAAGAAATTAAAATTTAAAGACAAATTAGAAGAAAGAAACTTTAAAAATGATTGGAAAGCTCTTTTTGAAAATGATAAAAAAGAAGTTTTAGAATTACAAAATCAAATCAATCAATCAAATAAAGAAATAGATAACATGGTTTATAAACTATATGGCTTAACAGAAGAAGAAATATCAATAATTGAGAATAACTAA
- a CDS encoding GntR family transcriptional regulator, whose product MFNKNGIPLYIQLRNKLEKDIRENYSPKDLIPTELKLEEIYKVSRITIRKAIEELEKDNIVIKKQGKGTFVKEQKILYDANSIGSLTQRLSKQNHKLTTESIEFEIIKEDHYVKQLINCETLLCIKRQRYLDNKPFALMLNYLDIKKVPNLKERFNIESLYTFLKDEYSIEFYNAEETVEAKDASKEEAKKLGIKENASLLSLHRLSFDKNNIPVEYSDIVIKADMYKHKIILSNDKMSNI is encoded by the coding sequence TTGTTTAATAAAAATGGAATTCCGTTATATATACAGCTTAGAAATAAATTAGAAAAAGATATAAGAGAAAACTACAGTCCTAAAGATTTAATACCCACTGAACTAAAACTAGAAGAAATATACAAAGTTAGTAGAATAACTATAAGAAAAGCCATTGAAGAGCTAGAAAAAGATAATATTGTTATAAAAAAACAAGGAAAAGGTACCTTTGTTAAAGAACAAAAAATTCTTTATGATGCAAACTCTATTGGCTCTTTAACTCAAAGACTATCAAAACAAAATCATAAATTAACAACTGAATCAATTGAATTTGAAATAATAAAAGAAGATCATTATGTTAAACAATTAATAAACTGCGAAACTCTTTTATGTATCAAAAGACAAAGATATTTAGATAATAAACCCTTTGCGTTAATGCTTAATTATTTAGATATTAAAAAAGTTCCTAATTTAAAAGAAAGATTTAATATAGAATCTTTATATACATTTTTAAAAGATGAATATTCAATTGAATTTTATAATGCAGAAGAAACAGTAGAAGCTAAAGATGCTTCTAAAGAAGAAGCTAAAAAACTAGGTATTAAAGAAAATGCTTCATTACTATCTTTACACAGATTATCTTTTGATAAGAATAATATACCAGTTGAATATTCTGATATTGTAATTAAAGCTGATATGTATAAACATAAAATAATTCTATCAAATGATAAAATGTCTAATATTTAA
- a CDS encoding malic enzyme-like NAD(P)-binding protein has protein sequence MSNKVTKNEALDYHRVPTPGKVAIKATTRLESQRDLSLAYSPGVAFPCEEIQANPELAYEYTSKRNLVAVISNGTAVLGLGNIGAIASKPVMEGKAVLFKKFAAVDSFDIEVDETDVDKFCEIVKAISPTFGGINLEDIKAPECFEIERRLIEELDIPVMHDDQHGTAIITTAALMNAAEMMGKKLEDMKVVVVGAGASAVACSTMYKGAGIKNLIMCDSKGVVHSGRSDLNKYKQDFVTSEATTMEEAFTNADMVLGLSKPGSFTKELIALMAEEPIVFTLANPTPELFPEEVREVKPKAIIGTGRSDFPNQVNNVLGFPFIFRGALDVQTKKINMEMKIAAAKAIAELAKQPLYPELKVLFGDLTYGRDYIIPTPFDKRLMVEVSAAVANAAVETGVARVKEFNLEQYREKLSHMV, from the coding sequence ATGAGTAATAAGGTTACAAAAAATGAAGCATTAGATTATCACAGGGTACCAACACCTGGAAAAGTTGCTATTAAAGCAACTACAAGATTAGAATCACAAAGAGATTTATCTTTAGCATATTCTCCAGGTGTTGCATTTCCATGTGAAGAAATACAAGCTAATCCAGAATTAGCTTATGAATATACTTCAAAAAGAAACTTAGTTGCAGTTATTTCAAACGGAACAGCTGTTTTAGGTCTTGGTAATATTGGAGCAATAGCTTCAAAACCTGTAATGGAAGGAAAAGCTGTATTATTCAAAAAGTTTGCCGCAGTTGATTCTTTTGATATTGAAGTTGATGAAACTGATGTTGATAAATTTTGTGAAATTGTAAAAGCTATTTCTCCTACTTTTGGTGGAATTAACCTAGAAGATATAAAAGCTCCTGAGTGTTTTGAAATTGAAAGAAGATTAATTGAAGAACTTGATATTCCTGTTATGCATGATGACCAACACGGAACAGCAATTATTACAACAGCTGCACTTATGAATGCTGCTGAAATGATGGGTAAAAAACTTGAAGACATGAAAGTTGTAGTTGTAGGTGCTGGTGCATCAGCAGTTGCATGTTCAACTATGTACAAAGGTGCAGGTATTAAAAACCTAATCATGTGTGATTCAAAAGGTGTAGTACATTCAGGAAGAAGTGATTTAAATAAATATAAACAAGATTTTGTAACTTCTGAAGCTACAACTATGGAAGAAGCGTTTACAAATGCTGATATGGTTTTAGGATTATCAAAACCTGGAAGTTTTACTAAAGAGCTTATTGCTTTAATGGCAGAAGAACCAATTGTATTTACTTTAGCAAATCCTACACCTGAACTTTTCCCTGAAGAAGTAAGAGAAGTTAAACCAAAAGCAATTATTGGTACAGGAAGATCAGATTTCCCAAATCAAGTAAATAATGTATTAGGTTTCCCTTTTATTTTTAGAGGTGCTTTAGATGTGCAAACTAAAAAAATTAATATGGAAATGAAAATAGCAGCTGCAAAAGCAATTGCTGAATTAGCTAAACAACCTTTATATCCTGAATTAAAAGTATTATTTGGAGATTTAACTTATGGAAGAGACTATATTATTCCAACTCCATTTGACAAAAGATTAATGGTTGAAGTATCAGCTGCTGTTGCAAATGCTGCAGTTGAAACTGGAGTTGCTAGAGTTAAAGAGTTTAACTTAGAGCAATACAGAGAAAAACTTTCACATATGGTTTAA
- the pgeF gene encoding peptidoglycan editing factor PgeF, which produces MNDFICTFTNTDDGNLAYHVGDVKENVDKNRNKLAKRLGYNPNDLVSMNQTHGNNVQIVNSSSPKIIDDCDGLITNEKDLPLMVMVADCIPILLHDEKKGVIAALHAGRNSTFLKIVEVAVNKMKEEFSCNPKNIKAIMGPSIQQCCYEVSPELVNIVKTSFGKEFINGRNIDLQGINKSILLKNGVENIIVANICTKCTSKVHYSYRKNSKTGRFAGIIKL; this is translated from the coding sequence ATGAATGATTTTATATGTACTTTTACAAACACTGATGATGGTAATTTAGCTTATCATGTGGGAGATGTCAAAGAAAATGTTGATAAAAATAGAAATAAACTTGCTAAAAGATTGGGATATAATCCAAATGATTTAGTTTCAATGAATCAGACTCATGGTAATAATGTTCAAATTGTAAACTCAAGTTCCCCTAAAATTATTGATGATTGTGATGGTTTAATTACTAATGAAAAAGATTTACCATTAATGGTAATGGTAGCTGATTGTATACCAATACTTTTACATGATGAAAAAAAAGGTGTAATAGCAGCACTTCATGCAGGACGAAACTCAACTTTTCTAAAAATTGTTGAAGTTGCAGTAAATAAAATGAAAGAAGAGTTTTCTTGTAATCCTAAAAATATAAAAGCTATTATGGGTCCAAGTATTCAACAATGTTGTTATGAAGTAAGCCCTGAGTTAGTAAACATTGTAAAAACATCATTTGGAAAAGAGTTTATTAATGGAAGAAACATTGATTTACAAGGAATTAATAAATCGATTTTATTAAAGAATGGAGTTGAAAATATCATTGTTGCCAATATATGTACAAAATGTACAAGTAAAGTACATTATTCTTATAGAAAGAACTCCAAAACTGGAAGATTTGCGGGAATTATTAAATTATAA